The following coding sequences lie in one Maribacter forsetii DSM 18668 genomic window:
- the frr gene encoding ribosome recycling factor: MNEEVQFILDATKEGMNAAIAHLEREFLKIRAGKASPTMLSSVMVDYYGSQTPLAQVANVNTPDGRTISVQPWEKNMLQEIEKAIMNANLGFNPMNNGDMIIINVPPLTEERRIQLTKQAKAEAEHAKVGVRSARQDANKEIKDLDISEDFQKNATADVQDLTDAFTKKIEDFLVKKEAEIMKV; encoded by the coding sequence ATGAACGAAGAAGTACAATTTATATTAGACGCTACAAAGGAAGGCATGAATGCCGCCATAGCTCACCTAGAAAGAGAATTTTTGAAGATAAGAGCTGGAAAAGCCAGCCCAACAATGTTATCATCGGTAATGGTTGATTATTACGGATCACAAACTCCGTTAGCTCAGGTAGCCAATGTAAACACCCCAGATGGTAGAACCATTTCTGTTCAACCATGGGAAAAGAATATGCTTCAAGAAATTGAAAAAGCAATTATGAACGCCAACCTAGGTTTTAACCCTATGAACAATGGCGACATGATTATCATCAACGTTCCGCCATTAACAGAAGAACGAAGAATACAACTTACCAAGCAAGCCAAGGCAGAAGCTGAACATGCAAAAGTAGGTGTACGAAGCGCAAGGCAAGATGCAAACAAAGAAATTAAGGATTTAGATATTTCTGAAGATTTTCAAAAAAATGCCACTGCGGATGTTCAAGATTTAACTGATGCTTTCACAAAGAAAATCGAAGACTTCTTAGTTAAGAAAGAAGCTGAGATTATGAAAGTATAA
- the asnS gene encoding asparagine--tRNA ligase yields the protein MRLATIKELLASKNLLQEVTIKGWVRTFRSNRFIALNDGSTLGTIQCVVDFENFDEELLKKVNTGAALKVTGTLVESQGRGQSVEIQVSALEVLGVADPEEYPIQPKKHSLEFLREKAHLRIRTNTFAAIMRVRSTLSFAIHNYFRENGFNYFHAPIITGSDAEGAGEMFRVTTLDEKNPPLTEDGDVNYKEDFFGKETNLTVSGQLEAEAYAMALGKVYTFGPTFRAENSNTSRHLAEFWMIEPEMAFFDLDANMDLAEDFIKNVISYTLEHCQEDLEFLEKRLLDEEKSKPQAQRSEMPLIEKLKFVADNNFKRVSYTEAIDILKNCKPNKKKKFSYIIEEWGADLQSEHERYLVEKHFKCPVILFDYPAKIKAFYMRLNEDGKTVRAMDILFPGIGEIVGGSQREERLDVLKEKVKELGIDEKELWWYLDLRKFGTAEHSGFGLGFERLVLFATGMGNIRDVIPFPRTPQNAEF from the coding sequence ATGCGTTTAGCAACAATAAAAGAATTACTAGCAAGTAAGAACTTACTACAAGAAGTAACAATTAAAGGTTGGGTAAGAACCTTTAGAAGTAATAGATTTATAGCATTGAACGATGGTTCTACCTTGGGTACGATTCAGTGTGTTGTGGATTTTGAAAATTTTGACGAAGAGCTTTTAAAGAAAGTAAATACTGGTGCTGCTTTAAAAGTAACGGGGACTCTTGTTGAAAGTCAAGGTCGCGGACAATCTGTAGAGATTCAGGTTAGCGCTTTAGAGGTATTGGGTGTAGCTGATCCAGAAGAATATCCTATCCAACCTAAAAAACACTCTTTAGAATTTCTTAGAGAAAAAGCACATTTAAGAATACGTACTAACACATTTGCAGCAATTATGCGTGTTAGATCTACCTTATCTTTTGCTATACACAACTACTTTAGAGAAAATGGTTTCAACTATTTTCATGCTCCTATTATTACGGGATCAGATGCAGAAGGTGCAGGTGAAATGTTCAGAGTAACCACACTTGATGAGAAAAATCCACCGTTAACGGAAGACGGTGATGTTAATTATAAAGAAGACTTTTTTGGAAAAGAAACCAACTTAACGGTATCTGGTCAACTAGAAGCTGAAGCTTACGCTATGGCTTTAGGAAAAGTATATACATTTGGACCAACATTTAGAGCTGAAAATTCTAATACATCTAGGCATTTAGCTGAATTTTGGATGATAGAACCAGAAATGGCCTTTTTTGATTTAGATGCTAATATGGATCTGGCGGAGGACTTTATTAAGAATGTTATTTCTTATACTTTAGAACATTGTCAAGAAGATTTAGAGTTCTTAGAAAAGAGATTGTTAGACGAAGAAAAAAGCAAGCCGCAAGCTCAGCGTAGTGAAATGCCTTTAATTGAAAAATTAAAGTTCGTAGCAGATAACAACTTCAAAAGAGTTAGTTACACTGAAGCTATAGATATTCTTAAAAATTGCAAGCCCAATAAAAAGAAAAAATTCTCATATATAATAGAAGAATGGGGTGCCGATCTACAAAGTGAACATGAACGTTATTTAGTAGAAAAACATTTTAAATGTCCGGTAATATTGTTTGATTATCCTGCAAAAATCAAAGCTTTTTACATGCGTTTAAATGAAGACGGAAAGACCGTTAGAGCCATGGATATTCTTTTCCCTGGTATTGGCGAAATAGTTGGTGGATCTCAAAGAGAAGAGCGTTTAGATGTATTAAAGGAGAAAGTTAAGGAACTGGGCATTGACGAAAAAGAACTTTGGTGGTATTTAGATTTGAGAAAATTTGGAACTGCAGAGCATAGTGGATTTGGACTTGGTTTTGAACGATTAGTTCTTTTCGCTACAGGTATGGGCAATATTAGAGACGTAATACCGTTTCCTAGAACACCGCAGAATGCTGAATTCTAA
- a CDS encoding efflux RND transporter permease subunit, with translation MVAKLTKGFWPKTANIILRNRILILLLIAGFTVFMGWQWQYMRFSSSQTNLLPDDHPVNVQYQDFLSKFGEEGNAVVFAIRDSALFTPANFNRWNKLSKQLAAFPEVEFVVSTDNLKELIKDKEKQEFVMRPLINGELKSKKEIDSITNHLFNDIPFYDNLLYNKDSKTIRTIVNLDKDIVNTSVRKDFILQDINTLVKKFEEETNLDVHISGMPYVRTMNSQNIIDEIGKFILAALGVTSLIFFFFFRSIRATFISMCVVIIGVMWAFGLLGLLQYEITVLTALIPPLIIVIGIPNCIFLINKYQQEVKKHGNQALSLQRVISKIGNATLMTNITTASGFATFIVTDSTLLKEFGIVASINIIGIFVLSLLIIPIIYSFMPLPKTKHLKHLNKKWIDAFVQWMERIVRHRRITVYIVSISLLVISIIGIYQIRISGSPIEDMPKNAEFFHDIRFFEKEFKGIMPVEIVVDTKTPKGVLKPVTLKRMNQLGEVIEEIPELSTPVSVVNLVKYSKQAFYNGIPKYYQLPTSQENTFIMDVARKSGDNGDLLKAFVDSTGQTARMTTFMRDVNTSRMEEIEGRLLENITKIFPAERYNVYMTGSALLFLKGTKYLVKNLIMSLALAIGLIALFMAYLFRSFRMIVISLIPNLLPLVITAGIMGFVGVPIKPSTILVFSIAFGISVDDTIHFLAKYRQELTANNWRIEKSVYNALRETGVSMFYTSIVLFFGFSVFVISNFGGTVALGSLVSATLLLAMLANLILLPSLLLSLEKSIANKQTLKKPQIDILPQDENNNQ, from the coding sequence ATGGTAGCTAAACTTACGAAAGGATTTTGGCCTAAAACGGCAAACATAATTCTACGAAACAGAATCCTGATTTTACTCTTGATTGCCGGTTTTACCGTTTTTATGGGTTGGCAATGGCAATACATGCGATTCTCTAGCTCGCAAACGAATCTACTGCCAGATGATCACCCTGTAAATGTTCAATATCAAGATTTTCTAAGCAAATTTGGAGAAGAAGGTAATGCGGTTGTTTTCGCCATACGCGATAGTGCCTTGTTTACACCTGCCAATTTTAACCGTTGGAACAAGCTTAGCAAACAACTTGCCGCTTTCCCAGAAGTGGAATTTGTTGTTTCAACAGACAATTTAAAAGAGCTTATAAAAGACAAAGAGAAGCAAGAATTTGTAATGCGCCCTTTAATAAATGGCGAACTAAAATCTAAAAAAGAAATAGATAGCATTACCAATCATCTTTTTAATGATATACCATTTTACGACAACCTACTGTACAATAAGGACAGCAAGACAATAAGAACCATTGTTAATCTAGATAAGGATATTGTAAATACCTCGGTTAGAAAAGACTTCATTTTACAGGACATAAACACTTTAGTCAAAAAATTTGAAGAAGAGACCAATTTGGACGTTCACATATCAGGTATGCCCTATGTGAGAACAATGAACTCCCAAAATATCATTGATGAAATTGGTAAATTTATTTTGGCGGCACTTGGTGTTACCTCGTTAATTTTCTTCTTTTTCTTTAGAAGTATTAGAGCTACGTTCATTTCTATGTGTGTGGTGATTATTGGTGTAATGTGGGCTTTTGGTTTACTTGGATTGTTGCAATATGAAATAACCGTTCTTACCGCACTTATTCCACCATTAATTATTGTTATAGGTATACCTAATTGTATCTTTTTGATAAATAAATACCAGCAAGAAGTCAAGAAACACGGTAACCAAGCATTGTCACTACAACGAGTTATTTCTAAGATTGGAAATGCTACCTTGATGACCAACATTACGACCGCATCAGGCTTTGCTACTTTCATTGTAACTGATAGTACCTTATTAAAAGAATTCGGTATAGTTGCCTCTATTAATATCATAGGCATATTTGTTTTATCGCTATTGATCATCCCCATTATTTATAGTTTTATGCCGCTTCCAAAAACAAAGCATTTAAAACATTTAAATAAAAAGTGGATTGATGCCTTTGTTCAGTGGATGGAACGTATTGTAAGACATAGAAGAATTACGGTGTATATAGTTTCTATATCGTTATTGGTAATAAGTATTATAGGAATTTATCAAATAAGAATATCAGGAAGCCCTATTGAAGACATGCCCAAGAATGCTGAATTCTTTCATGACATTCGTTTTTTTGAAAAAGAGTTCAAAGGTATTATGCCTGTAGAAATAGTAGTAGACACTAAAACTCCTAAAGGCGTTTTAAAACCTGTTACCCTTAAGCGCATGAACCAACTTGGGGAAGTTATTGAAGAAATTCCAGAACTCTCTACACCTGTTTCTGTCGTGAATTTGGTAAAGTATTCTAAACAGGCTTTCTATAATGGTATTCCAAAATATTATCAATTACCTACCAGTCAAGAAAATACGTTCATTATGGATGTTGCCCGTAAATCTGGTGATAATGGCGATTTATTAAAAGCCTTTGTAGACAGCACGGGACAAACAGCCAGAATGACGACTTTCATGCGCGATGTCAATACCAGCCGTATGGAGGAAATAGAAGGGCGTTTATTAGAGAATATTACAAAGATATTCCCAGCTGAGCGATATAATGTTTACATGACGGGTAGCGCATTATTGTTCTTAAAAGGAACTAAGTACTTGGTAAAAAACCTTATCATGTCACTTGCTTTGGCAATTGGGTTAATTGCCTTATTTATGGCTTACTTGTTTAGATCATTTAGAATGATCGTTATTTCATTGATCCCTAACTTATTGCCACTGGTAATAACCGCTGGTATTATGGGCTTTGTTGGCGTTCCAATAAAACCATCTACCATTTTGGTATTTAGTATTGCCTTTGGTATATCGGTAGATGACACCATACACTTTCTCGCAAAGTATAGACAAGAACTCACGGCTAACAATTGGCGCATAGAAAAATCGGTTTATAATGCATTAAGGGAAACAGGGGTTAGTATGTTCTACACCTCAATTGTATTATTTTTCGGTTTCTCAGTTTTTGTAATATCTAATTTTGGTGGCACCGTAGCACTAGGGTCGTTAGTTTCAGCAACATTGTTATTAGCCATGTTGGCCAACTTAATTTTATTGCCATCACTACTCTTGTCTCTGGAAAAAAGTATCGCTAACAAACAAACACTTAAAAAACCACAAATAGATATTTTACCACAAGATGAAAATAATAACCAATAA